A window of Pullulanibacillus sp. KACC 23026 genomic DNA:
CTTACTTCCAATGCCGCACTTGTAATATCGTCGAAAAAGCAACTGACAAAAAGAAAAATGTCTCCAAACATGAAGCGCGAAAGCTTCTCAAAAAGTACAGCCCTGATGATGGCGGACTTGGAAATCCATTAGCCGATGCCCTTAAAGCCGCTATGGAAACCAAAGATGAGTAACAAAGTGGAAGCTTCCTAACCTTTTTCTAAATGAGAGCGCTCCATGCAAGCTTGTCCTAAAGAAAGCTTGCTACTTGCGTTTTGCTTGAAAACTCGGGAGACAACAGTTGGCCCCCCCCATCTTCTAAAAACAACTAAAACAAAAAGGTCGATTGGTTTCCCGCTTAAGGGATTCAGATCGGCCTTTTTGAATCTACCATAATTTCAAATAAAGCTCTGGTTCGACAAGATCGGTGTCAACAGGGCAGCTCGATACATTTCGACCGTACTGCCATCCCCACACATTTCCTCCACAAGGCGGCACGATCGGTTTATACGCCGGCTTACGGTTGGCTGGCGTCTCACCGGGTTCCGGCTGAGCACTCCATAAAATCGTATGAGATTTGATTTTCTTGTTAGTCCCAATCGCCTCGCAAAAAGCCTGCATAAAGTTTCCTTCTTCAGAGTCGAAATAATAAGCAGGTTGGTAGGGCGATCGGTAGAAAGCCTCAAACCAGCCGTTTAACCAATTCGCATCAACATCAAAGAATTTCTCAACATTAGCAAAAATAGGTGCCCCTTTTGGAACCTCTAACCGGTTGGCATAGTAAATAGCGTTTTGAGCCTCTACGGATCCCTTCCTATAGCCAACAGCCGATTGAAAACTGCTGTAAATGGGTAAAATTTTTGTCCCTCTACTATGGATTCTTTTAATTTCTTCAGCAGTTAGCCCATCTGCCGACCCTTGTACCGTCTTCAAATACCTCCCCCAAAAGGCAGGTTTTCCTAAATTCTCCATTACACAGTTGTATAAATGAGTTGTAACCGGAGCAGCCGAATCCACTCCCCAATAAGTCGCCAAGCGTCCCAGCCCCTTGATGATTGTTATACACCTTCAATCATTATATTGAGAGCCTAGGGAAAAGTGACGATTGTCAGGTCTACTAAGATTTAGCAGAGGATCACTTTACTTAAACTATTTATTAGAATAGGCAGCGCACGATTAAACACAGGGCTATAAGAACCCTGCGTTTATCTCTGTTAACTTCTATTAACCTCTTTTGACTAGACGATCGGTGTAAGCTAACCTCGCCCCCTCATAAATGGCTCGCTTAGCATCTAATTCCCCTGCATATCTTGCTCCCCCAATTTTAGTAAACAAATCATTAGAGGCAACCCATGCATTAGACTCCTGTCCCGCTGCCAAGACGATGGTATCTGCTTTAAGCAGAAGCGATTCAGTTTCTCTTCCTTCTGTTAAACGATTGATCCAAATGCCTTCAGAAGTAATTTCGCGATATCTAAGCTGAGTTAAAAATTGAACGCCATTCTCCCGAAGATGCTGAAGCAAGGCCCATTTGGTGGTTTTACCAAGGCCGTCACCCATTCGTCCATTTCGGCGCAACATCTTAATATCGGTTATTCCTTTATCAATTAAATAATGGGCCACATCACACCCAATACCGCCTGCACCAATAATGACCACTCGATTTCCTGGATTCTTAACCCCGCTTAAAAGTTCTGCGTACGTCATAACATTTGGGCCTTCAATCCCTTTTATAGTTGGGATTCTAGGGGTAACGCCAACCGCTACCACGACTTGATCAAATTTTCCATGTCGTGATAACGTCTCCTCTGTAACCTCTGTATTCAATCGAATCGAAACCCCTAGCCGCTCAAGTTCAGTTTCATAATAGCGAAGCGTTTCAGCAAACTCTTCCTTCCCCGGGATTTCTTTTGCAAGCAGCAGTTGACCGCCAATACGGGAGTTTGCTTCAAAAAGAGTGAGATGATGGCCAGCTGAAGCGAGTGAACGCGCTGCTTCTAAGCCTGCCACGCCACCGCCAATAACCCCCACTCGTCTAGGCACACTTACCCTTTCAAGCAACCAGTGATGTTCGCGACCCGCCCGAGGATTGACCAGGCAGGAGGCCGGTTTCCCTTCAAAAACATGATCGAGACAGGCTTGATTGCAAGCGACACATGTATTAATACGATCCGTCTCGCCCGCCGCCGCTTTTTGCAGCAGCTCGGGGTCTGCTAAAAAAGGCCGCGCCATGGAAACGAGGTCACACTTTTCTTCCTTTAAAAGCCGGTTGGCCACCGCTGGATCATTAATTCGATTGCTTCCGACAACTGGAATCTCGACAACTTGTTTGATCGCTTGAGCATAATCAATGAAACCTGCTCTAGGAACCATTGTCGAGATCGTCGGCACCGCCGATTCATGCCAGCCAATCCCAATATTCAGAGCATCCACACCCGCCGCTTCAAAGCGCTGCGCCATCTCCAATGTTTCTTCATCCGTGCTGCTTCCTGGAATAAGATCAATCCCCGACATTCTGAAAATAACTGGATAATCTGGACCCACCTTTCTGCGAATCTCTCGTATAACCGCAAGAGGAAAGGCTAAGCGTTTCTCAAAACTGCCACCCCAGTCGTCTTCACGCTGATTCGTCACGGGAGATAAGAATTGATTGATCAGATACCCTTCCGACCCCATAATTTCTAGGGCATCAAAGCCGATCGACTGAGCTTGTTTGGCGGATTCAGCGAAGGCCTCAATCGTGCGAAAAATCCCCTCCTCTGTTAAAGCAATCGGTGTATGGCGATGAATGGGGGAACGAATCGCAGAAGGAGCCACCGCTTGAATGCCGCGAGAAGGGTCAAGCACGGCATAACGCCCTGCATGAAATAGCTGTGCAGCCAATCGTCCACCAACCTCATGCACGGCATTCACGACAGATCTGAGCACCTCACAATCCTCTTCACGATAGAAACCTAAGAAATGATTCCCTCCCTCGCCTTCCTCAATGACTGCCACTCCTCCTGTTACAATCAGTCCAGGACCACCTGATTTCGCGCGAGTTTGATAGAACACTTCGAGCGCCTTTGCACCGTCCTCTACACCTTCTAACCCAACATGCATGGAACCCATCATAACTCTATTTGGAAGCTCAAGGCTGCCAATTTTTATTGGTTTAAAAAGATGATCAAATGTCACACCGCTAGCCTCCTCTATTGGGCGCTGCCCCTTGTATGCGTTTTCTATTTCTATCGTAGGCTAATTTTATTAAACAATCAATCAGAAAAATGGAAACTTTTAAGAAATGTGGCGTTAACCATTTGCAGCCATTCACACAATCTTATTTAGAAAAAAAGACCGAGGAGGCTCACAGATTGCCCGCGGAAAGCGAGCTTATTGGAATCTAAAAAACAAGTTTACGAAAACAGCCAAAAAAAAGAAAAACGACCTTCAATTCCTAAGAATAAAAGTCGTTTCTTGATTCGTGAGCTTGTTAAACATTTACAACAAAACGAGCCTGACTGTGGCCTTCTTTATTTTTCTTCACTTCAAGCAAAGCGGGGATCGCGGTTTTAAGTTCTTGCACGTGTGAGATCACACCAATCATCCGGCCCGATTTTTGTAAATCAATCAAAGCATCGATCGCCTTGTTTAACGATTCTTCATCAAGTGAGCCAAAGCCTTCGTCGATGAACATCGTTTCTATAGAAACACCGCCCTTATAGGCCTGAATCACATCAGCCATTCCAAGTGCTAAAGAAAGCGAGGCATTAAATTTCTCACCGCCTGATAAGGATTTAACATCGCGTGTCTGACCTGTATAAGCATCATACACGTCCAGCCCAAGACCGCTTGGCCGATTGTTTTTCTCAATCCGTTCACTTCGAATCAGATGGAATTGACCATTTGAAAGCTTCTGAAGACGAAGATTCGCATGCTGAATAATTTGTTCTAAATATTCAATTTGTAAATAACGCTCCAGCGAGAGGGACTTCGTATTATGGCCTCTGATCACATCATAGAGATCTTGAATCGTCGAGAGTTGATTCTCAACCGCTTCAAGACGGCTCCGCTGCTCCAAAAGGTTCTGACCAATGGATAAGACCCGCTGTTTGAGTTGCCGATATTGATCCCTTTCTGCCTGAACCCGGTCCTTTTGGCTCTTCTTCTCTTGAAGAGATTGTCTTAATGCCTCCAGGTCGGATGGTTCTTTATTCGCTAATGTTTGTTCGAGGTCAAGAACTTGTTGCCGGACCCGTTGTAAGTTCTCCCGATAGCTTTTTAGCTCTTCTGATAAACGGCTGAGCCTTTCATCCGAAAGCGTTGCCTTTTGATAAGCCTCTTCCGTTTCAAACCCGGCTAATAGCCTTTGATCATCGAATGTCTGCTGAGCATTCTTCAATTTCTCCTCAGCTTCAGCTTTTTGCTCAGTTGCACTTTCTAAACGGGTCACTTGGGCAGTAAACGCTGATTGCACTTCCTGCAATCGCTCCTGAGCTTTTTTCCAAATCATTTCGAGTCGCTCAGCTTCCGTTTTTACTTGTCGCAAATGGTGATCAAAGGTTGTCCAATCTCTTAATGATTCGGGAATTTGCTTAAGCGTTTCTTCGTAGATCGCTTTTTCCTTCTCATAGATCAACTGAGATTTAGCATGATGATCTGAGGCCATTGCTAACTGGTCTCTCATCTGTTTTAGAGCATATGTCCGTCGGTCATGGTCCTCTTTTAAAAGTTGCAGCTGCTCTTCAACCTGTTTCATCTTGTCCACAATCTGCCGTTGTTCTTTCCCTTTTTCAACCAATTGACTAAAGGCTTGATCCAGGTCAGAACTACTGACATTTGCCGCTTCAAGTTCCGTTTGCACCTGCGTCCATTGTTCGTTTAAAGTAGAGAGCCTTCCGACCATTTTTTGCAGCTCGCTCTCTTCCTCCTGGGAAACTTGCCGCGCACGCTCTAATTCTTCGCGCGAAGGTAAATAACTCGCTGGAATGGCTTTATTTGGATGTTCAAGGCTTCCGCAAACAGGACAAGCTTCTCCAGAATGAAGGTGTTGGGCGAGAAAGCTTGCCTGTGAGTCAATCCAAACCTTCTCGATCTGAATCATCGTCTCTCTAGCGCGCATGCTTTCCTTATACTTCGCTTCTTTTTCTGACTGTAAGAGATGAAGCGAGGCGCTCAACTGTTTGGCCAGTTTAATTAGCTTGATCTGCTCTCTATAATTCGTTAAAAGAGACTCCTCTTGAGCTCTAGTTTTAACAAAAGCTTCTTGTTCACGTATCTGAAGGGTGATCTTCTCAAGCTCTGTTTCTTGTTTGGTCACTTGCGGCTTAAGCTCTGTCAATGATTTCAATGACGCTTCAGCTTTTTGTTCAAGACCCGCTAACACCTGCCGCTTTTCATTAAGCTGTTTGACCTTTGGCAAGAGATCGGTCAACCGGGTTAGGTCAGACTTTAGCTGCTCCCGAAGCGGCTGATCACGCTCCAACTCCGCAAACGCTCCCTGCGCCTGTTCTAGATCAGCCTTGATAGCCTCTAGGCGGGACTTGGCCAAAGCAAGGGCTTCCTGCTTCTCCTTTGCCTCTTGTTTTGCAGTCAGTAAATAGGTTTCATACACTTTTAGGCGCGAAGCCTTTTCAGCGAGTTCTCGTGTTTCTTCCAATTCCTTATAGGTTGACTCTTTCGCTTCAAGACCCGCTTTTTCTTTTCGCAATTCATCAAGACGAACAAATTGGTTGTGCAGCACTTCTGCCGTGTGCAGGCGTTCCAACTGCTGATTATAGACACCGTCCGCTTTTTCAAAAGCCTCTTCTAGCTCGAGCACCTTATCCACGTAAAAATTCGCTTCCAACTCTAAAGCTTCGGAAACTTGCTGACTATTATAATGTTCCCGTCCCATCACCTCTGTCAGCATCGAATGCTCTCGTTCTGGCAATTCCTTCTTAATAAAATCATACAGTCTCTTTAAAGACAGACTCTCTTGATCATAGGATCGCTTGACATCGCTTCGTTTTTCACGCAACCGTTCTTCCATCCATTGATAGGGTTCTGTCCGAAAGATCCGCCGCAGAATCGCTTCTTTATTTTCCGTTTCCGAGGTTAAGAGTTTGCGAAATTCACCTTGAGGAAGCATCACGATTTGAGAAAATTGATCTTTTGTAAGGCCAAGGATCGCTTCAAGCTTCTTATTTACCTCTGTCACAATCATCCGATCGACAATTGGCAGTTCTTCCTCACCGATTATTTGATACAGTTCATGTTTGGCACCTGTTGGACTTTTATTGCCTTCCTTGACGTGCGGGAGCTGACGAAACACCCGATAGGTCTCGTTCTTCAGCTGAAAAATCAGTTCGACTGATGTATAGTCCTCATCATCGGCGTAATGACTCCTGAGAAGGGACAAATCCTTGCGATCTTCACCACTTGCCTGTCCATAAAGAGCCACACAAACAGCATCAAAAATGGTGGTTTTTCCTGCTCCAGTATTACCTGAAATAAGGAAGAGTCCCATCTCTTTGAGCTCCCGAAAATCAATCACCTGTGTCTTCTTGTACGGACCGAAAGCAGTAAGCGTCAGTTTGATAGGTCTCATACCAATTCCACCTCTTTCTTCCGCACGTCATCAAGCACTTCGATAAATAAGGCTTCAGCTTCTTCCTTTGGCGCCTCTCCTGTTACTTCTTTATAAAAAGCTTTAAAAAGCTCCTGATCGGTCAATGTCTGCCTGCCTTGAATCCCATCTACCGTTTGCGTGGCAATAGGCTGAGAAAGAATCCGTTCCACATGCATCGCGTTAGGATAGACAGAGCGAATTTTTTCCATAGGTGCTAAAATCGGTGTTTCATCCAATAATCGGACAAACACATAATCCTCGCTCATCTTTCCTTTTAAAAGATCATCTAGCTTTCCTTCAACCGTCCGCATCTCATGTTTTGGCTTAAGCGAGCGATGCTCAACCGTCACCTGCCCGTCCTGGTCCAATTCAACCACTAAATAGCCTTTATTATGATGCTCCTCAGAGATGGAATATTTTAAAGGCGAGCCTGAGTAACGAATGGTCGGATTCCCTACATAATGAGCTTGGTGCAAATGTCCGAGAGCCGTATAATGAAAGGACTTAAACAGTTCTGCACTGACATGTTCGGCTCCGCCAATTGAGAGTGGGCGCTCCGAATCACTTGTGTTAGGCTCAGACTCACCACTCGCCGTAACAAAGGCATGTCCGACTAAAATATGTCGCGCCTTTGGATCAAGGCGCTCCTCTATTTGTTCAATCAAAGCGGACATGGCCTCTTGATGGCTATGAATCTCTTCATTTTCTAATAAATGCCGAATGACCGCCGGTTCCGCATAAGGGATTTGATGCACATGTACCTCTCCGTACTGATCTTGTAAAATGACAGGCTCAAGGGATGGCTTGAGTTGGCCCATCAGATAGAGGCCGTTTGAGGCCATCAGCTGCGTTGCAAAATCAAGGCGGCCGGGACTGTCATGATTACCCGCAATCGCAATAACGGGTGTCTTTAGATCCATGACTAACGTGCGTAACCGATCATCAAGCAATTCAACCGCGTCCGTCGGCGGTACTGCCCGATCATAGAGGTCCCCGGCAATAATAACCGCATCCGGACGTTCGGCCTCTACCGCTTCTACAAATTGATCAAGGACATATCGCTGATCATCTGTCATATAAACGCCGTGAACAAGTTTTCCTAAATGCCAATCCGCCGTATGGAAAAACTTCATTTATAACCCTCCTCGAAACTTATCACTATGACTCTATTATATAGGAAATAAACGTAGAGCAGAAAGGAGAATCCTGGCAAGACAGACTAACTTTGACTTCACAAAAATAGAACGGCTGTTACGGAGTATTCTCGTTACCTCTAACCTTAAAATTCCTCCCAAACAGACGAAATAGCGAATCCTCGTTCCCTCTAAAACTCACAAACGTAACGAGGATTCACTATCCAGCAAAGAAAAAGCCGCTCCCTCAAAGGGAGCGGCTCTTATTTTATTTCATTGAAAAGGTGGCATCGGACACTATGGGGTGGTTCGTTGTGACAACGAGATTATTGACGGCGCTGAATAGGGCTTTAACAGAGGCATTCATAATATCCGCATCGATGCCAGCCCCCCAATGGATTTGCCCGTTTTCGTCTGTAATCCCAACATAAGAAACCGCATTAGATTTTGACCCGATTTCTTGGGCATGCTCACGATACACAAGATCTGAATAAGTTATATCAAACTTGGTTTGAAGCGCGTTGCTGATGGCGTCAAGACGACCATTGCCAACACCCGTAATTTCATCGACTTCCTCATGAATTTTAATCGTTAAGAAGGTTTGATAATCATCTGACTTTTTAAAACGGAAATTGAGAAACTCAATAGGTGATTGCTTATTGACATAACTCTTAACAAAAATATCATAGATCTCAGTGATCATAAGTTCTTTATTCTCGTGGTCAGAAACCTGTTTGACACGGTAGCCAAAGTTTTCACGCATTTTCGGCGGAAGATCATAACCGTATTGCTGTTCAAGTAAGTAACCAATCCCGCCTTTACCCGATTGGCTGTTAATTCGAATGATATCCCCTTCATACTCACGCCCAATATCTAGCGGGTCAATGACAATATATGGAACCTTCCATTTTTCATCAGGGTGATCCTCACGCCATTTAAAGCCCTTCGCAATGGCATCCTGATGTGAACCAGAAAAGGCGGTAAACACGAGCTTCCCTCCATAGGGATGGCGTTCATGAACGGTCATTTTCGTCAAGCGCTCATAAACGGCTAGAATACTTGGGATATCCTCAAAATCCAATTGCGGATCCACCCCGTGAGAATAGAGGTTCAAGGCAAGTGTAACGATATCAACATTTCCCGTTCGCTCACCGTTGCCAAATAAAGTTCCTTCAATTCTCTGACCGCCGGCAAGTAAAGCGAGCTCCGAATCAGCAACCCCTGTCCCTCTGTCATTATGGGGATGAATGGACAAGATGACATGCTCACGCTTATTTAGATGGTCACTCATGTATTCAATCTGACTGGCGTACACATGAGGCAGCGATAAAGATACCGTGACCGGAAGATTAATGATGACTTTGTTTTCTTCAGTAGGCTGCCAAACATCAAGGACACGGTTACAAATCTCAAGGGCAAACTCAACTTCAGTTCCAGTGAAGCTTTCGGGGGAATATTGAAAAACGAAAGAGCCTTCCGTCTTCGCGGCATACTCCTGGACAAGTTTTGCCCCGCTCACCGCGATCTCGATAATGTCTTCCTTTGACTTTTGGAAGACCTGTTCGCGCTGTGCGACAGAAGTGGAATTATAAAGATGGACAATCGCACGCTTTGCCCCTCTTAATGCCTCGAATGTTTTCTCGATTATATGTTCCCTGGACTGGGTCAAAACCTGAATCGTCACATCATCTGGAATTAAATCCTGTTCGATGAGTGCCCGTAAGAAAGCAAACTCGGTCTCGGATGCAGCCGGAAAGCCTACTTCAATCTCTTTAAACCCAATATCTACCAGAAGCTGAAAATACTCTAACTTTTCTTGTAAAGTTAGAGGGACAACAAGTGCCTGATTCCCGTCACGAAGGTCCACACTGCACCAGGTTGGCGCTTCTGTAATGTACTCCTTTTGAGCCCATTTCAAGCTCTCGACTGGCGGCATAAAATAGCTTCTTGAATATTTTTCCACATTTTTCATTCAAATCCACCCTTTCCCTTGATCCGTTTTTTAACCCTTGTTCTTAGGCTATAAAAATAAAAAGCCCATCATCCCATAAGAGACGACAGACTTTAACCGACGTGGTACCACTCTTTTTGATCGTTCACTGAACCGATCCACTTTAAGGACTGATTACGGATGCCATCCGTTAAGACCTGCTTGTTGCTCAGTCTTACCACTCCTGGGTGAGTTGGGGCGATTATTGACTGTCTTGCACCAACCGACAGCTCTCTAAACAATAATAGAACCTTAGTACTCCCAATCATCGTGTTTAATCATTTTAAATTTTCACTTATTATATGGTGTTTTTTTAATGCAGTCAACCCCATTTTTTTGTGAAAATTAATCATGAAAGCGTTTTTTATTAATTCCTGTAACGCATTAAAGCTTGGAAATTATTTTATTTTTTTAAGAATTAAATCTATCCAAAAAAAGAGCCTGGGACAATACTAAACGAACTGACTTAACTTACAAATGAAAAACCGAACCCATCACGTTAATCTGTGATAAGATCGGTTTTTTTTCGATTCGTCAACTACGTCTGTCCCAGCCTCAGCAGATGACTTTTTTTGATCAATAGGCTCGCTTGAAGAACAAAATCGCTAATGCCGCGACTCCCTTCTTCCCAAGTATAGATTTGACCTATGAGTTTTTCTCGGACACTGTTTTTATGTTTAAACACTTAACAAAAATGGGTGGTTGTCTAACCAATGTGGAAAATCGTCCCGTTTTAACATAAGAAGCGTAACTAGGCTACGTTACTGGTCAACTTCCTGGGTAAAATGGGCCGTTCCAAGTTAAATAGAGAATGCTCGTTACGCCTAACGACTCAAATGGGCAATTGAGAGAGGGAATAGCGTATTCTCGTTACGCTCAAACGAAATAGGCGTAACGGCATTCTCTTATTTCGGCATTTCAGCCCAGTTTAACGGAGGTTAGCGTAGCCTTGTTACGCTCAATCAAAATAGGCGTAACGGCATTCTCTTATTTCGGCATTTCAGCCCAGTTTAACGGAGGTTAGCGTAGCCTCGTTACGCTCAATCAAAATAGGCGTAACGGCAGTCCTTTATTTCCGCATTTCAGCCCAGTTTAGCGGACGATAGCGAATCCTTGTTACGCTCAATCAAAATAGGCGTAACGGCAGTCTCTTATTTCGGCATTTCAGCCCCGTTTAGCGGAGGTTAGCGTATTCTCGTTACGCTCATCTGATTTAGGCGTAACCTCAGTCCTTTATTTCGGCATTCCGGCCCATTTCGCGGAGGTTAGCGTAGCCTCGTTACGCTCAATCGAAATAGACGTAACGGCATTCTCTTATTTCGGCATTTCAGCCCCGTTTAGCGGAGGATAGCGTATTCTCGTTACGTTCAACCGAAATAGGCGTAACGGCAGTCCTTTATTTCGGCTTTCTGACCCATTTGGAGGCGGATAGCGTATTCTCGTTTCGCTCAACCGAAATAGGCGTAACACCATTCTCTTATTTCGGCATTTCAGCCCAGTTTAGCGGACGATAGCGTAGCCTCGTTACGCTCTACCGAAATAGGCGTAACGCCATTCTCTTATTTCGGCATTTCAGCCCAATTGCAGGCGGATAACGTATTCTGGTTACGCCTAATCGTTTTACGTGTACGACGATTGCCTCGCTTTGCGCGGACGTATTGCCGCGCCCGCGCAAAGCGAGGTTATTTTCGCACAAAAAACGACGTTTCAATGTCGATGTATCCACAAGTCAAGAATTTTATA
This region includes:
- a CDS encoding NADPH-dependent 2,4-dienoyl-CoA reductase; its protein translation is MTFDHLFKPIKIGSLELPNRVMMGSMHVGLEGVEDGAKALEVFYQTRAKSGGPGLIVTGGVAVIEEGEGGNHFLGFYREEDCEVLRSVVNAVHEVGGRLAAQLFHAGRYAVLDPSRGIQAVAPSAIRSPIHRHTPIALTEEGIFRTIEAFAESAKQAQSIGFDALEIMGSEGYLINQFLSPVTNQREDDWGGSFEKRLAFPLAVIREIRRKVGPDYPVIFRMSGIDLIPGSSTDEETLEMAQRFEAAGVDALNIGIGWHESAVPTISTMVPRAGFIDYAQAIKQVVEIPVVGSNRINDPAVANRLLKEEKCDLVSMARPFLADPELLQKAAAGETDRINTCVACNQACLDHVFEGKPASCLVNPRAGREHHWLLERVSVPRRVGVIGGGVAGLEAARSLASAGHHLTLFEANSRIGGQLLLAKEIPGKEEFAETLRYYETELERLGVSIRLNTEVTEETLSRHGKFDQVVVAVGVTPRIPTIKGIEGPNVMTYAELLSGVKNPGNRVVIIGAGGIGCDVAHYLIDKGITDIKMLRRNGRMGDGLGKTTKWALLQHLRENGVQFLTQLRYREITSEGIWINRLTEGRETESLLLKADTIVLAAGQESNAWVASNDLFTKIGGARYAGELDAKRAIYEGARLAYTDRLVKRG
- a CDS encoding glycoside hydrolase domain-containing protein; protein product: MATYWGVDSAAPVTTHLYNCVMENLGKPAFWGRYLKTVQGSADGLTAEEIKRIHSRGTKILPIYSSFQSAVGYRKGSVEAQNAIYYANRLEVPKGAPIFANVEKFFDVDANWLNGWFEAFYRSPYQPAYYFDSEEGNFMQAFCEAIGTNKKIKSHTILWSAQPEPGETPANRKPAYKPIVPPCGGNVWGWQYGRNVSSCPVDTDLVEPELYLKLW
- a CDS encoding SMC family ATPase, with the protein product MRPIKLTLTAFGPYKKTQVIDFRELKEMGLFLISGNTGAGKTTIFDAVCVALYGQASGEDRKDLSLLRSHYADDEDYTSVELIFQLKNETYRVFRQLPHVKEGNKSPTGAKHELYQIIGEEELPIVDRMIVTEVNKKLEAILGLTKDQFSQIVMLPQGEFRKLLTSETENKEAILRRIFRTEPYQWMEERLREKRSDVKRSYDQESLSLKRLYDFIKKELPEREHSMLTEVMGREHYNSQQVSEALELEANFYVDKVLELEEAFEKADGVYNQQLERLHTAEVLHNQFVRLDELRKEKAGLEAKESTYKELEETRELAEKASRLKVYETYLLTAKQEAKEKQEALALAKSRLEAIKADLEQAQGAFAELERDQPLREQLKSDLTRLTDLLPKVKQLNEKRQVLAGLEQKAEASLKSLTELKPQVTKQETELEKITLQIREQEAFVKTRAQEESLLTNYREQIKLIKLAKQLSASLHLLQSEKEAKYKESMRARETMIQIEKVWIDSQASFLAQHLHSGEACPVCGSLEHPNKAIPASYLPSREELERARQVSQEEESELQKMVGRLSTLNEQWTQVQTELEAANVSSSDLDQAFSQLVEKGKEQRQIVDKMKQVEEQLQLLKEDHDRRTYALKQMRDQLAMASDHHAKSQLIYEKEKAIYEETLKQIPESLRDWTTFDHHLRQVKTEAERLEMIWKKAQERLQEVQSAFTAQVTRLESATEQKAEAEEKLKNAQQTFDDQRLLAGFETEEAYQKATLSDERLSRLSEELKSYRENLQRVRQQVLDLEQTLANKEPSDLEALRQSLQEKKSQKDRVQAERDQYRQLKQRVLSIGQNLLEQRSRLEAVENQLSTIQDLYDVIRGHNTKSLSLERYLQIEYLEQIIQHANLRLQKLSNGQFHLIRSERIEKNNRPSGLGLDVYDAYTGQTRDVKSLSGGEKFNASLSLALGMADVIQAYKGGVSIETMFIDEGFGSLDEESLNKAIDALIDLQKSGRMIGVISHVQELKTAIPALLEVKKNKEGHSQARFVVNV
- a CDS encoding 2-isopropylmalate synthase gives rise to the protein MKNVEKYSRSYFMPPVESLKWAQKEYITEAPTWCSVDLRDGNQALVVPLTLQEKLEYFQLLVDIGFKEIEVGFPAASETEFAFLRALIEQDLIPDDVTIQVLTQSREHIIEKTFEALRGAKRAIVHLYNSTSVAQREQVFQKSKEDIIEIAVSGAKLVQEYAAKTEGSFVFQYSPESFTGTEVEFALEICNRVLDVWQPTEENKVIINLPVTVSLSLPHVYASQIEYMSDHLNKREHVILSIHPHNDRGTGVADSELALLAGGQRIEGTLFGNGERTGNVDIVTLALNLYSHGVDPQLDFEDIPSILAVYERLTKMTVHERHPYGGKLVFTAFSGSHQDAIAKGFKWREDHPDEKWKVPYIVIDPLDIGREYEGDIIRINSQSGKGGIGYLLEQQYGYDLPPKMRENFGYRVKQVSDHENKELMITEIYDIFVKSYVNKQSPIEFLNFRFKKSDDYQTFLTIKIHEEVDEITGVGNGRLDAISNALQTKFDITYSDLVYREHAQEIGSKSNAVSYVGITDENGQIHWGAGIDADIMNASVKALFSAVNNLVVTTNHPIVSDATFSMK
- a CDS encoding exonuclease SbcCD subunit D, translating into MKFFHTADWHLGKLVHGVYMTDDQRYVLDQFVEAVEAERPDAVIIAGDLYDRAVPPTDAVELLDDRLRTLVMDLKTPVIAIAGNHDSPGRLDFATQLMASNGLYLMGQLKPSLEPVILQDQYGEVHVHQIPYAEPAVIRHLLENEEIHSHQEAMSALIEQIEERLDPKARHILVGHAFVTASGESEPNTSDSERPLSIGGAEHVSAELFKSFHYTALGHLHQAHYVGNPTIRYSGSPLKYSISEEHHNKGYLVVELDQDGQVTVEHRSLKPKHEMRTVEGKLDDLLKGKMSEDYVFVRLLDETPILAPMEKIRSVYPNAMHVERILSQPIATQTVDGIQGRQTLTDQELFKAFYKEVTGEAPKEEAEALFIEVLDDVRKKEVELV